A genome region from Nitrospira sp. includes the following:
- the obgE gene encoding GTPase ObgE has protein sequence MSTFVDQVQILVKAGHGGSGACSFRREKFVPRGGPDGGDGGDGGSVVVEATTRLSTLLDLRYQKHYEAEKGEVGGGSNCHGRRGTDVRIPVPVGTMVFDENTQEQLADLTKDGETCVIAKGGQGGRGNTQFATSTNRVPTQFEPGTPGEERLLRLDLKLLADVGLVGYPNAGKSTLIAAVSAARPKIADYPFTTLTPNLGVVRWTAEQTFVIADIPGLIEGAHEGKGLGFQFLRHIERTSLLLHVVDISEWATEDPVSSLEVMRHELTAYDDALTTRPFAVVGTKLDVKGEGERLERLRKYCQRRKIQFFAISAATREGLDECIRYMGQQVERLRKTPCETNS, from the coding sequence ATGTCTACATTTGTCGATCAAGTCCAAATCCTGGTGAAGGCCGGTCACGGCGGCAGCGGCGCCTGCAGCTTTCGACGGGAAAAGTTTGTCCCCCGCGGCGGTCCTGACGGCGGGGATGGCGGCGACGGAGGCAGCGTCGTGGTCGAAGCCACCACTCGCCTCAGCACGCTGCTGGATCTTCGATACCAGAAACATTACGAAGCGGAAAAAGGCGAGGTCGGGGGAGGCAGCAACTGCCATGGACGCCGGGGCACCGACGTGCGGATTCCAGTCCCGGTCGGGACCATGGTGTTCGACGAAAACACCCAGGAACAACTGGCCGATCTCACCAAGGACGGCGAAACCTGCGTCATCGCTAAGGGCGGTCAGGGTGGCCGCGGGAATACCCAGTTCGCGACCTCGACCAACCGGGTGCCGACTCAATTTGAACCGGGCACTCCCGGTGAAGAACGATTACTTCGACTCGATCTCAAACTCTTGGCCGATGTCGGATTAGTCGGCTATCCGAACGCCGGCAAATCGACACTCATCGCTGCCGTGTCCGCCGCCCGTCCGAAAATCGCCGATTACCCCTTCACGACCCTCACGCCCAACCTGGGCGTGGTACGTTGGACCGCCGAACAGACCTTTGTCATCGCCGATATTCCGGGCTTGATCGAAGGGGCGCACGAAGGCAAAGGACTGGGGTTTCAGTTTCTGCGCCACATCGAACGGACCAGCCTTTTACTCCATGTGGTTGATATTTCAGAGTGGGCTACCGAGGACCCGGTCTCGAGCCTGGAAGTCATGCGTCACGAACTGACCGCCTATGACGACGCACTCACGACGCGCCCCTTTGCCGTCGTAGGCACGAAACTCGACGTCAAGGGAGAAGGCGAACGGCTCGAACGGCTCCGGAAATACTGTCAGCGACGCAAGATTCAATTTTTTGCGATTTCGGCAGCCACCCGAGAAGGACTGGACGAGTGCATACGCTATATGGGCCAGCAGGTGGAACGGCTTCGGAAAACCCCGTGCGAGACGAACTCCTAA
- the secG gene encoding preprotein translocase subunit SecG, producing MYTLLVIIHVIVCLLMIGAILLQSGKGAEIGAAFGGSSQTVFGSRGPANFLSKFTVITAFVFMFTSLTLAILAKDRNFSSTVIDLNKKPAATTPSSTPAESTTPPAAESHSSGEASH from the coding sequence ATGTATACCCTACTCGTCATCATTCATGTGATCGTCTGCCTGCTCATGATCGGAGCGATTTTGCTGCAATCCGGCAAGGGCGCTGAAATCGGTGCGGCCTTCGGCGGATCCAGCCAAACCGTGTTCGGCAGCCGAGGACCGGCAAACTTTTTGAGCAAATTCACGGTCATCACCGCCTTCGTGTTTATGTTCACCTCTTTGACCCTCGCTATCTTAGCCAAGGACCGGAACTTCTCCTCTACCGTCATTGATTTGAATAAAAAACCGGCAGCCACGACTCCAAGCTCCACGCCTGCTGAATCCACCACACCGCCTGCGGCAGAGTCGCATTCCTCGGGCGAAGCTTCCCACTAA
- the proB gene encoding glutamate 5-kinase, with protein sequence MRDELLRQAKRVVIKIGSSLIASRETGLSTERIEHLAGEIAEVRAQGREVLVVSSGAVVSGIKKLGLREYPKSLPLKQAAAAVGQSLLMWAYEKAFERLSLRVAQVLLTHEDLTDRRRFLNARHTLTTLIKFGVIPIINENDTVAVEEIRVGDNDTLAAQVAHLVDADLLIILSDVDGLFTVDPRKDPTASLIPLIAEITADIEQRAGMSSTFEGTGGMATKVRAAKKVGEYGVATLILNGTQTRLLPDVFSGKPGGSLFLGRERRMNSRKHWIAFTLRPRGHVQLDQGAVEALVRNGKSLLASGILDITGHFDAGDPVTCAGPDGKECAKGLVNFSSEILTRIKGLKTADIQKIPGLQEYEEVIHRDNLVIL encoded by the coding sequence GTGCGAGACGAACTCCTAAGACAAGCCAAACGCGTCGTCATTAAGATCGGGAGTAGCCTGATCGCCTCGCGTGAAACCGGTCTGAGCACCGAACGCATCGAGCACCTTGCCGGCGAAATCGCCGAGGTACGGGCACAGGGGCGCGAAGTCCTGGTCGTCTCATCGGGCGCAGTCGTATCCGGCATCAAAAAGCTCGGGCTGCGGGAATACCCGAAGAGCCTGCCGCTCAAACAGGCTGCGGCTGCGGTTGGCCAAAGCCTCCTGATGTGGGCCTACGAGAAGGCCTTCGAGCGCCTCTCGCTCCGAGTTGCACAGGTACTGCTCACTCACGAAGACCTCACCGATCGGCGTCGGTTTCTCAACGCCCGGCACACCCTCACCACCCTGATCAAATTCGGGGTGATTCCCATCATCAATGAAAACGATACCGTCGCGGTCGAAGAAATTCGCGTGGGGGATAACGATACGCTGGCGGCCCAGGTCGCCCACCTCGTCGATGCGGATTTGCTGATCATCCTCTCGGACGTCGACGGGCTCTTTACCGTCGACCCCCGCAAGGACCCAACGGCCTCGTTGATTCCACTGATCGCCGAGATTACAGCAGACATCGAACAGCGCGCCGGTATGTCGTCCACCTTCGAAGGCACAGGCGGCATGGCCACCAAAGTCCGCGCCGCCAAAAAGGTGGGGGAGTACGGCGTCGCCACCCTGATTCTTAATGGAACCCAGACAAGGCTCCTTCCGGACGTGTTTTCCGGGAAACCCGGCGGCAGCCTGTTTCTCGGCCGGGAACGGCGCATGAACAGTCGCAAGCACTGGATTGCGTTTACCCTACGCCCCCGCGGCCATGTACAACTGGATCAGGGCGCCGTCGAAGCGCTGGTGCGGAACGGCAAAAGCCTCCTGGCATCGGGCATCCTCGATATTACCGGCCATTTCGACGCCGGCGACCCGGTTACCTGCGCCGGTCCTGACGGGAAAGAATGCGCCAAAGGCCTGGTCAACTTCTCCTCAGAGATCCTGACTCGTATCAAGGGTCTCAAGACAGCCGACATTCAGAAGATCCCCGGCCTTCAGGAGTATGAAGAGGTCATTCACCGCGACAACCTGGTGATCCTCTAG
- a CDS encoding branched-chain amino acid transaminase, which produces MLQTSEKIWMDGKFVAWADANVHVLTHSLHYGLAAFEGIRCYKGKSGSAIFRLPEHVDRLFESAHIGMIEMPFDRKQITEAIVETVRINRLEACYIRPLVYIGYGAMGLYPAENPIKVSIAAWKWGTYLGDEALSKGIRARVSSFTRHHVNVSMTRGKISGYYVNSILAKREVKADGYDEAIMLDPEGYVAEGTGENVFIVRRGVLKTTPLTSILEGITRNSIIQLAKERKIPVVEERFTRDEMYVAEEVFVTGTAAELTPVTEIDQRRIGSGKPGSVTQTLQKAFFDVVGGTDAAHSQWLTPV; this is translated from the coding sequence ATGTTACAAACCAGCGAAAAAATATGGATGGATGGCAAGTTTGTCGCGTGGGCAGATGCGAACGTTCACGTGCTCACGCACTCCCTGCACTACGGATTGGCAGCGTTTGAGGGTATTCGCTGCTACAAGGGAAAAAGCGGGTCGGCGATCTTTCGGTTGCCTGAACATGTGGACCGTTTATTCGAGTCCGCCCATATCGGCATGATCGAGATGCCCTTCGACAGGAAGCAGATCACAGAAGCCATCGTTGAAACCGTTCGCATTAATCGCCTGGAAGCGTGCTACATTCGCCCATTAGTGTACATCGGGTATGGTGCCATGGGGTTATATCCCGCGGAAAATCCCATCAAGGTGAGCATCGCGGCGTGGAAATGGGGTACGTATCTGGGCGATGAGGCCTTGTCCAAGGGAATTCGAGCCAGAGTGTCGTCGTTTACGCGTCATCACGTGAATGTCTCGATGACGCGCGGCAAAATTTCCGGGTATTACGTCAATTCCATTCTGGCCAAACGAGAAGTGAAGGCCGACGGGTACGATGAAGCGATCATGCTGGACCCTGAAGGATATGTGGCTGAAGGGACAGGCGAAAATGTGTTCATCGTGCGACGAGGCGTCCTGAAGACAACCCCCTTGACCTCCATCCTCGAGGGCATAACGCGCAACTCCATCATTCAGTTGGCGAAGGAGCGCAAGATTCCAGTGGTTGAGGAACGGTTCACCCGTGATGAAATGTATGTGGCCGAGGAAGTGTTTGTCACCGGGACTGCGGCGGAGCTCACCCCTGTGACAGAAATCGATCAACGGCGCATCGGCAGCGGGAAGCCTGGGTCGGTGACGCAGACTTTACAAAAGGCGTTTTTTGACGTGGTGGGTGGTACCGATGCTGCCCACAGTCAGTGGCTGACTCCCGTCTAG
- the gap gene encoding type I glyceraldehyde-3-phosphate dehydrogenase, whose amino-acid sequence MTTRIGINGFGRIGRNVLRASLGDPSLEFVAINDLTDAKTLAYLLKYDSVHGTLEGTVEAKDDQLIINGKAIKVLAVRDPKELPWKALGVDIVVESTGHFTDREGAGKHLSAGAKTVIISAPAKDPDATVVLGVNEQVYDAKSHHIVSNASCTTNCLAPVAKVLLENFGIKHGVMTTIHSYTNDQQLLDLPHKDLRRARAAGMSMIPTSTGAAKALHLVIPQLKGKLDGLAIRVPTPNVSLVDLTVETEKDCDVAGVNAAFKKAAEGPMKNVLAYSDAPIVSIDLKDDPHSAIVDAPLTAVIDKRLVKVTAWYDNEWGYSCRVRDLIKYIVAKGA is encoded by the coding sequence ATGACCACACGTATCGGTATCAATGGATTTGGACGCATCGGTCGCAACGTTCTTCGTGCCTCCCTGGGCGATCCCAGCCTGGAATTTGTCGCCATCAACGATCTCACCGATGCCAAGACATTAGCCTATTTGCTCAAGTACGACTCCGTTCATGGCACCCTTGAGGGTACCGTCGAAGCCAAAGACGACCAGCTCATTATTAACGGCAAAGCCATCAAGGTGTTAGCCGTCCGAGATCCGAAGGAGCTGCCCTGGAAGGCGCTCGGCGTTGATATCGTCGTGGAATCCACGGGGCACTTTACCGACCGTGAGGGCGCAGGAAAACATCTCTCAGCCGGGGCCAAAACCGTCATCATCTCGGCCCCCGCAAAAGATCCCGACGCCACGGTGGTCCTCGGCGTGAACGAACAAGTGTACGACGCCAAGTCCCATCACATCGTCTCCAACGCCTCCTGCACGACCAACTGCCTGGCTCCGGTCGCCAAGGTCTTGCTGGAAAATTTCGGCATCAAGCACGGTGTCATGACGACCATCCATTCCTACACCAACGACCAACAGTTGCTTGATCTCCCCCACAAGGATCTCCGCCGTGCGCGGGCCGCAGGCATGTCGATGATTCCGACCAGCACCGGTGCAGCCAAGGCGCTCCACCTGGTCATCCCGCAATTAAAGGGGAAATTGGACGGATTGGCCATCCGGGTTCCGACCCCCAATGTGTCCTTGGTCGACCTCACGGTCGAAACCGAAAAGGATTGCGATGTGGCCGGAGTGAATGCCGCATTTAAGAAAGCCGCCGAAGGGCCCATGAAAAACGTGCTGGCCTACTCGGATGCTCCGATCGTCTCGATCGATCTCAAGGATGATCCACACTCCGCAATTGTCGATGCCCCCTTAACCGCAGTGATCGATAAACGACTCGTGAAAGTTACCGCCTGGTACGACAACGAGTGGGGCTACTCCTGCCGCGTGCGGGATTTGATCAAGTACATCGTCGCCAAAGGGGCGTGA
- a CDS encoding Smr/MutS family protein: MQSVTLQSESCNVLEWAKLLDYLASYAQSVVGAERCRSLVLETSLMQAQLRQQETSDLLRLRSGVDPFPVLRFPNVAEWLGRVAKGACLEVHELRDIALVLGLIDEVQRYLLRHQADAPAVGAMAAQLGPVEAYRRLTLALNAAIDPDGSMRESASPELHRLMQRANDLKQQMRHRLDQILHSRRYEEVLQEHYFAQREGRYVLPIKAEMQGRIPGIVHDVSSSGATVFLEPRELVDLNNSIKVVDLDVEREVRRILRELSAMVAPHQPALAGSVTVLGELDAISAKAGLCQRLQAVPPRLNDQGRILLHRARHPFLVLTKDQVVPNDLMFDESVRVLIISGPNTGGKTVTLKLLGLFALMARCGLHLPCASESEMAIFPSVYADIGDAQDLARDLSSFSAHITQMVQLLTEVSEGTDAGTSLSPVPPGRALVLLDEPVTSTDPAEGAALASALLCRLAAAGVKVVATTHYSVLKGLAQETPGFANASVEFNIETLSPTYRLIQGQPGGSAAIEIAGRLGMDHTLLQDARARLQGDTRLLETLLNDLQDKQRRMSEDLAAATVAKQTAEQAAREAQELLTFLQESERDERQGLKKKLSQEFQRARAAVQATLDDLKRDQKVLKAKETKVRLIELEQAVSREVGAAQESIPVDQLSVGDAVEVVGLGMTGTLLECPQGKKRVRLKVGEGEILANVASVVGLARTPQPVRSATGKAAAVQFRRTSQTLAPEDIQETLDVRGQAADDALDIVVAGLDRASLGGSPFVRIIHGHGTGRLRAVLRDYLKASPYVVTFRPGDRAEGGDGVTIVELR, translated from the coding sequence ATGCAATCTGTAACCTTACAATCTGAATCGTGCAACGTGCTGGAATGGGCCAAGCTGCTGGACTATCTGGCTTCCTACGCTCAATCGGTGGTCGGGGCTGAGCGGTGTCGATCGCTGGTCTTGGAAACCAGTCTGATGCAGGCCCAGCTGCGCCAACAGGAAACGTCGGATCTGCTTCGATTGAGGTCCGGCGTCGATCCCTTTCCCGTGCTTCGATTTCCCAATGTGGCGGAGTGGTTAGGCCGCGTTGCCAAGGGCGCCTGTCTTGAGGTGCACGAGTTGCGGGATATCGCGTTGGTCTTGGGATTGATCGATGAGGTGCAGCGGTATCTCCTGCGGCATCAAGCCGATGCCCCGGCGGTGGGCGCGATGGCGGCGCAGTTGGGACCGGTGGAGGCCTATCGTCGGCTGACCCTCGCATTAAATGCCGCGATCGATCCCGATGGATCCATGCGGGAATCCGCAAGCCCTGAATTGCATCGGCTGATGCAGCGCGCCAACGACCTCAAGCAGCAGATGCGGCATCGTCTCGACCAGATTCTGCATTCGCGCCGGTATGAGGAGGTGCTGCAGGAACACTATTTCGCGCAACGGGAAGGGCGCTACGTGCTCCCGATTAAGGCCGAAATGCAGGGACGGATTCCCGGCATTGTTCATGACGTCTCGTCGAGCGGCGCGACGGTGTTCCTGGAGCCTCGCGAGCTGGTGGATCTCAATAACTCCATTAAAGTCGTGGATTTGGATGTTGAGCGTGAGGTGCGGAGAATTCTGCGGGAACTGTCTGCGATGGTGGCGCCTCACCAGCCGGCGCTTGCCGGCAGTGTGACGGTGCTCGGTGAGCTGGATGCGATTTCCGCGAAGGCCGGGCTGTGCCAGCGGCTGCAGGCCGTTCCCCCACGGCTCAATGATCAGGGGCGTATCCTGCTCCATCGAGCGCGGCACCCGTTCCTGGTCCTGACCAAAGACCAGGTGGTTCCGAATGACCTGATGTTCGATGAATCCGTGCGCGTCCTCATCATTTCCGGGCCCAATACCGGCGGGAAAACCGTTACCCTGAAGTTACTGGGCTTGTTTGCGTTGATGGCCCGCTGCGGCCTGCACTTGCCCTGTGCCTCCGAGTCGGAGATGGCCATTTTTCCATCGGTCTATGCGGATATCGGCGATGCGCAGGATCTGGCGCGGGATCTGTCCAGTTTTTCGGCCCATATCACGCAGATGGTGCAATTGTTGACGGAAGTGTCCGAGGGGACCGACGCCGGCACGTCTCTCTCTCCGGTGCCCCCGGGGCGGGCATTGGTGCTGCTGGATGAGCCGGTCACGTCCACGGATCCGGCTGAGGGTGCGGCGCTGGCGAGTGCTCTACTCTGCAGGCTGGCGGCGGCGGGCGTGAAGGTCGTCGCCACCACGCACTACAGTGTATTGAAGGGGCTAGCGCAAGAGACGCCGGGTTTTGCGAATGCGAGTGTGGAGTTCAACATTGAAACCCTCTCTCCGACCTATCGCCTGATCCAGGGGCAGCCGGGAGGGTCGGCGGCCATCGAAATTGCCGGGCGTCTCGGCATGGATCACACGTTGTTGCAGGACGCCCGTGCCCGGCTGCAGGGCGATACTCGGCTGCTGGAGACTCTGCTGAACGATTTGCAGGACAAGCAACGGCGTATGAGCGAGGACCTCGCTGCCGCCACGGTCGCCAAGCAGACTGCCGAGCAGGCGGCGCGTGAGGCGCAAGAGCTACTGACCTTCCTGCAGGAGTCGGAGCGGGACGAGCGGCAGGGATTGAAGAAAAAGCTGTCTCAGGAATTTCAGCGTGCCCGGGCGGCGGTCCAAGCGACTCTCGACGATCTGAAGCGCGATCAAAAAGTGCTCAAGGCCAAGGAAACCAAAGTCCGGCTCATCGAACTGGAGCAAGCTGTCAGCCGCGAAGTGGGGGCGGCGCAGGAGTCGATTCCCGTAGATCAGCTGTCGGTGGGGGATGCCGTGGAGGTGGTCGGGTTAGGCATGACTGGAACCTTGCTCGAATGTCCACAGGGGAAAAAGCGTGTGCGCCTGAAAGTCGGGGAAGGCGAAATTCTCGCCAACGTGGCGAGTGTGGTTGGGCTTGCACGGACGCCGCAGCCTGTTCGAAGCGCGACTGGGAAGGCGGCTGCGGTGCAGTTCAGGCGAACCAGCCAGACCCTGGCCCCCGAGGATATCCAGGAGACGCTGGATGTGCGAGGCCAGGCTGCGGACGACGCATTGGACATCGTGGTGGCCGGCCTCGACCGCGCCAGCCTGGGAGGCAGTCCGTTCGTGCGCATCATTCACGGGCATGGGACCGGCCGACTGAGAGCCGTCCTACGCGACTATTTGAAAGCGTCTCCCTACGTCGTGACCTTTCGGCCCGGTGATCGCGCAGAGGGGGGCGATGGTGTCACCATTGTCGAACTGCGATGA
- the nadD gene encoding nicotinate-nucleotide adenylyltransferase: protein MRLGLFGGSFNPIHRCHLSIAQSARQLLHLDRVLFIPTGDPPHKQPGTLATASHRHRMVQLAIQDTPEFALTDMEINRSGKSYSIDTIRALRQEYGPDVAFFFIIGLDAFLDLPSWKEADALLNNCHFVVISRPSTTFQAMASIPLFQDVPNATLIDLDDARQDRADVAITNGQALTFLRLPPCDVSASEIRARLRTGVSLANLLPAPVESYILREGLYREDSERL from the coding sequence ATGCGCCTGGGACTCTTCGGGGGCAGTTTTAATCCGATCCACCGGTGTCACCTCTCAATTGCCCAATCTGCCCGACAACTCCTGCACTTGGATCGCGTCCTGTTCATCCCGACCGGTGATCCCCCGCACAAACAACCGGGCACATTGGCCACGGCCTCACATCGGCACCGAATGGTTCAACTCGCCATCCAGGACACCCCTGAATTCGCGCTCACAGATATGGAAATCAACCGGTCCGGCAAATCCTATTCCATCGACACCATCCGCGCGCTCCGGCAGGAATACGGCCCCGACGTGGCCTTCTTTTTCATCATCGGACTGGACGCGTTTCTGGATCTTCCCTCCTGGAAAGAAGCAGACGCCCTCCTGAACAATTGCCACTTCGTCGTCATTTCAAGGCCGTCCACCACCTTTCAGGCGATGGCTTCAATCCCGCTCTTCCAGGACGTGCCGAACGCGACGCTGATCGACCTGGACGACGCACGACAAGATCGTGCCGACGTGGCCATTACAAACGGGCAGGCCCTCACATTCCTGCGCTTGCCTCCCTGCGACGTGTCGGCTTCAGAGATCAGGGCACGGCTGCGCACCGGCGTTTCTCTGGCAAATTTGTTGCCCGCCCCTGTCGAATCCTATATACTTCGCGAGGGGTTATACAGGGAGGACAGTGAGCGTCTCTGA
- the rplU gene encoding 50S ribosomal protein L21, translated as MYAIIETGGKQYRVETGTVLQVESLPGDVGHSVQIDKVKLLHGDGGLVVGQPVVAGAKVTAEIIRQGRTRSITVFKKHRRKNYRRTRGHRQGFTQLRVTGIETK; from the coding sequence ATGTACGCTATTATCGAGACAGGTGGAAAACAGTATCGAGTGGAAACCGGAACCGTGCTCCAAGTGGAGTCACTCCCGGGTGATGTCGGACATTCCGTACAGATCGACAAGGTCAAGCTGTTGCATGGCGACGGCGGACTGGTGGTCGGCCAGCCGGTAGTCGCCGGCGCGAAGGTCACCGCGGAAATTATCCGCCAGGGGCGCACCAGATCGATCACGGTCTTCAAGAAACACCGGCGCAAAAACTATCGCCGCACCCGAGGCCATCGACAGGGATTCACGCAACTGCGTGTCACGGGAATCGAAACGAAATAA
- the tpiA gene encoding triose-phosphate isomerase — translation MRTRFIVGNWKMNKTASEAGAFVHRLSQELTDHAGIRVGLTPPFTALHAVRDALGPTPTFLLGAQNMYWEDKGAFTGEVSGAMLKDIGCQFVLVGHSERRQYFGDQDSWTNKKVLAALRYGLQPILCVGETLQERDSGQTDLVIQRQLRAGLAGIEAQAVTTLAIAYEPVWAIGTGRAASPEQAVPVHRLIRRTINELSGSDSGQHIAVLYGGSVTPHNIAEFLASEEIDGALVGGACLDPVSFATLVKVAIGTKPAKA, via the coding sequence GTGAGAACTCGCTTCATCGTCGGCAACTGGAAAATGAATAAGACTGCCTCTGAAGCCGGGGCATTCGTGCATCGCCTCTCGCAAGAACTCACCGACCACGCCGGCATCCGGGTCGGCCTGACCCCACCGTTTACGGCGCTCCATGCAGTTCGCGATGCCTTGGGACCGACCCCGACTTTTCTCCTTGGCGCGCAAAACATGTATTGGGAAGACAAAGGCGCCTTCACCGGCGAAGTATCCGGCGCCATGCTCAAAGACATAGGGTGTCAGTTCGTCCTCGTCGGCCACTCAGAGCGGCGCCAGTATTTCGGGGACCAGGACAGTTGGACGAACAAGAAAGTACTGGCAGCCCTCCGGTATGGTCTTCAACCGATTCTGTGCGTGGGCGAAACACTCCAGGAGCGTGATTCGGGGCAGACCGACCTCGTCATTCAACGACAACTTCGCGCCGGGCTTGCCGGAATCGAGGCACAGGCGGTTACAACCCTGGCCATCGCCTATGAACCTGTGTGGGCTATTGGTACAGGCCGGGCCGCGTCACCGGAGCAGGCAGTTCCCGTCCATCGACTGATCCGTCGAACGATAAACGAGCTGAGCGGATCGGATTCCGGTCAACACATCGCCGTTCTCTACGGGGGCAGTGTGACACCGCACAATATTGCCGAATTCTTGGCGTCTGAAGAAATCGACGGGGCGCTTGTCGGCGGGGCTTGTTTAGACCCGGTCTCTTTTGCTACACTCGTGAAAGTTGCTATCGGGACAAAACCCGCCAAGGCCTAA
- the rpmA gene encoding 50S ribosomal protein L27 produces the protein MATNKGGGSTRNGRDSNPQYLGVKAYGGETIKAGSIIVRQRGTKFFPGLNVGLGRDHTLYAYVSGVVKFEGGRGRQKVSVYPVTAKA, from the coding sequence ATGGCAACAAATAAAGGCGGCGGTTCGACAAGGAACGGCCGTGACAGCAACCCGCAATACCTCGGTGTCAAAGCCTACGGCGGAGAGACGATTAAGGCAGGCTCCATCATCGTACGCCAGCGGGGGACGAAATTCTTCCCGGGCCTCAACGTTGGCTTGGGCCGGGATCACACCCTCTATGCCTATGTGTCCGGTGTCGTGAAGTTCGAAGGTGGCCGTGGCCGTCAGAAGGTCAGCGTCTACCCCGTCACCGCGAAGGCCTGA
- a CDS encoding phosphoglycerate kinase has protein sequence MRKRIIEDVQLRGKRVIIRADYNVPLDDSLQITDDTRIRSTLPTINRAVDEGAKVILCSHLGRPKGKFDPKFSLAPVAKRLQRLLGKEVIFAPDCIGSAVEGLVAKMQPGDVMLLENLRFHPEEEKNEDGFSKALASLADVYINDAFGAAHRAHASTVGITKFIPEAAAGYLLKKEIEYLEGAVENPVRPFVAILGGAKVSGKIGVIENLGKKVDKVIIGGGMAFTFLKAMGLEIGQSLVENDMLDFAKGVQDRAFASGVKFYLPVDCVVAASREPRAETKIVPVQEIPKGWYGLDIGPASVKLFSEAVQDAKTILWNGPMGMFEVDAFARGTLAMAHSVANAYALTIVGGGETALAIHRAGESESISFISTGGGAALELLEGKTLPGLAALPNRPA, from the coding sequence ATTCGCAAACGAATCATCGAGGATGTCCAGCTTCGTGGGAAACGCGTCATCATTCGCGCCGACTACAACGTCCCGCTTGATGATTCCTTGCAGATCACCGACGACACTCGAATTCGATCGACACTTCCCACCATCAATCGTGCCGTCGATGAGGGCGCAAAGGTCATCCTCTGCTCCCACCTCGGTCGACCGAAAGGCAAGTTCGATCCGAAGTTCAGCCTCGCCCCCGTGGCCAAACGACTCCAGCGATTGCTCGGCAAAGAAGTGATTTTTGCCCCGGATTGTATCGGCTCGGCCGTTGAAGGCTTGGTCGCCAAGATGCAACCTGGCGACGTCATGCTGCTGGAAAACCTCCGTTTTCATCCTGAAGAGGAGAAGAACGAGGACGGATTTTCAAAAGCCCTGGCCTCGTTGGCGGATGTCTACATCAACGACGCCTTCGGTGCGGCGCACCGGGCGCATGCCTCCACCGTCGGCATTACGAAATTCATTCCTGAAGCGGCTGCTGGGTATCTGCTCAAGAAAGAAATTGAATATCTCGAAGGCGCAGTAGAAAATCCAGTCCGACCGTTCGTCGCGATTCTCGGCGGAGCCAAAGTGTCCGGGAAAATCGGCGTGATCGAGAACCTTGGGAAGAAAGTCGACAAGGTCATTATCGGCGGCGGAATGGCCTTTACCTTCCTGAAAGCCATGGGGCTGGAGATCGGCCAATCGCTGGTGGAAAATGACATGCTCGACTTCGCCAAGGGCGTGCAGGACCGTGCCTTTGCAAGCGGGGTGAAATTCTATCTCCCGGTAGATTGTGTTGTCGCAGCCAGCCGCGAACCGAGAGCCGAAACAAAGATCGTTCCGGTTCAGGAGATACCCAAAGGCTGGTACGGACTGGATATCGGCCCCGCCTCCGTCAAACTATTCTCAGAAGCGGTCCAGGATGCCAAAACCATTCTCTGGAACGGTCCCATGGGCATGTTTGAAGTCGATGCGTTTGCCAGAGGCACCCTCGCGATGGCCCATTCAGTCGCCAACGCCTATGCCCTGACCATTGTCGGCGGCGGCGAAACGGCCCTCGCCATCCATCGGGCCGGGGAGTCCGAGAGTATTTCGTTCATTTCAACCGGCGGTGGCGCAGCGCTTGAGCTACTCGAGGGGAAAACCCTCCCTGGCCTCGCAGCCCTTCCCAATCGTCCGGCGTAA